The Trypanosoma brucei gambiense DAL972 chromosome 10, complete sequence genome has a segment encoding these proteins:
- a CDS encoding metallo-peptidase, Clan MA(E) Family M41, which produces MHRRCPIIPAFPSGRTTPLPLLPSCGGTGALTVFPGGFTQKRHSSVYPQPPVNPLPPYPPYASGYQSFYHPHAHQGVSQVPPPFNSGMGASGYVGVGVPELGTKERPVVVVSAPQKTTWTTRLWLLLLFGIGASCTLSLIEELMSRMQDGNSVTKIGGISRGQQIGMFGSPDVKPVDLTGLDVTFDTIRGCDEAKKELKEIVEFLKEPEKFHKLGGRLPKGALLVGPPGCGKTMLAKAIAKEADVSFFYSAGSEFDEMFVGVGSRRVRELFAAAKARAPSLIFIDEIDALGGKRSGTDHAYSRMTLNQLLAEMDGFDSKDSVIVIAATNTPDSLDKALTRPGRFDVVVSVDPPDMKGREEVLQIYLSKIKAESSVSAAAIARGTTGFTGAELSNLVNIAAIRAATLNKQVVTMNDIEYAKDRVMMGAESAKVIPEDERKVTAYHEGGHALAALLLEKEGAEPVHKATIVPRGNGIMGLVQQLPEKDRYSQSKRQCLARLKVCLAGRVGEEILLGSDDVTTGASSDFHQATKIARNMVRRFGFSGDLGFVDYESSDTPEGAYMSDETKGKIEKEVSTLLQNSYTEIKQMLLSHREELESIAKHLMQHETLSGDELKRIVNGETLPARKEKVSIHHHCSKMPPAGTESMKGKQRPVSIT; this is translated from the coding sequence ATGCACCGGCGCTGTCCCATCATACCAGCTTTCCCAAGTGGCCGCACAACGCCGCTGCCTTTATTACCATCATGTGGTGGGACAGGTGCGTTGACTGTGTTTCCTGGTGGCTTTACTCAGAAACGCCATAGCAGCGTGTACCCGCAACCGCCGGTGAACCCGTTGCCTCCATATCCACCCTACGCTTCGGGATATCAATCATTTTACCACCCACATGCGCATCAAGGAGTTTCACAAGTACCCCCGCCCTTCAATTCAGGGATGGGCGCATCGGGTTACGTCGGTGTTGGAGTACCTGAGTTGGGAACAAAGGAACGGCCCGTTGTCGTAGTTTCGGCTCCACAAAAAACGACTTGGACAACCCGACTgtggttattgttgttatttggaATTGGAGCCAGTTGCACCCTAAGCCTCATCGAAGAATTGATGTCGAGAATGCAAGACGGCAATTCGGTGACGAAAATAGGAGGGATATCTCGGGGTCAGCAAATCGGGATGTTTGGTTCTCCTGATGTCAAGCCAGTGGATTTGACTGGTCTCGATGTAACTTTTGACACGATTCGTGGGTGTGATGAGGCGAAAAAAGAGCTTAAGGAAATTGTCGAGTTTCTAAAAGAACCTGAGAAGTTCCACAAACTAGGGGGGAGACTTCCTAAAGGTGCGCTGTTAGTTGGCCCCCCTGGTTGCGGGAAAACAATGCTTGCGAAGGCTATTGCCAAGGAAGCCGATGTAAGCTTTTTTTACTCAGCGGGGAGTGAGTTTGACGAAatgtttgttggtgttgggtcTCGACGTGTCCGCGAGCTTTTTGCCGCTGCCAAAGCTCGCGCCCCATCGCTTATTTTTATAGACGAAATCGACGCATTGGGGGGCAAACGGTCGGGAACGGATCATGCCTATTCTCGAATGACCCTGAATCAGCTTCTGGCAGAAATGGATGGGTTCGATTCCAAAGACTCTGTCATCGTCATCGCTGCGACGAACACCCCCGATTCATTGGATAAAGCCCTCACCCGTCCAGGTCGATTTGACGTTGTGGTATCAGTTGATCCCCCAGACATGAAAGGGCGCGAAGAAGTTTTACAAATTTACCTTAGCAAAATTAAAGCTGAATCTTCTGTTAGCGCAGCTGCCATCGCACGAGGAACTACGGGATTCACTGGGGCGGAGTTGAGCAATTTGGTCAACATCGCTGCCATCCGCGCTGCCACGCTAAACAAACAGGTTGTGACGATGAACGATATTGAATACGCAAAGGATCGGGTGATGATGGGGGCGGAAAGTGCGAAGGTCATCCCAGAAGATGAGCGCAAAGTGACCGCATACCATGAGGGGGGCCATGCACTCGCGGCGCTACTTCTTGAGAAAGAGGGAGCGGAGCCCGTGCACAAGGCAACAATTGTACCAAGGGGAAACGGCATAATGGGCCTTGTGCAGCAGTTACCTGAGAAAGACAGATACAGCCAAAGTAAGAGACAATGTCTAGCGCGCTTGAAGGTCTGTCTCGCAGGAAGAGTGGGTGAGGAAATACTACTCGGCTCAGATGACGTCACCACGGGTGCCAGTTCGGACTTCCATCAAGCTACAAAAATTGCGAGGAATATGGTGCGGCGGTTCGGTTTTAGTGGAGACCTCGGTTTTGTTGATTATGAGTCTTCCGATACCCCCGAGGGCGCCTATATGTCCGATGAAACGAAGGGCAAAATTGAGAAAGAGGTTTCAACTCTCTTGCAGAATTCGTACACTGAAATAAAGCAGATGTTGCTGAGTCATCGCGAGGAACTTGAGTCTATCGCCAAGCACCTCATGCAGCACGAGACGTTGTCAGGAGATGAGCTGAAACGCATAGTAAACGGTGAAACACTTCCGGCtaggaaggagaaggtgaGCATTCACCACCATTGCTCGAAAATGCCACCAGCTGGAACAGAAAGtatgaaagggaaacaacgCCCCGTTTCCATAACGTAA
- a CDS encoding T. brucei spp.-specific protein, which yields MHPGTKRLVKYTDTPRPERVQTLMRRIYHLLSRGGGSKHCRLVVSNITHSLTCTYDHQRKLSLRLPTTPTCLSSSSFLTLGCLGNSTRRIPELASTFRIRQGYPNSITRL from the coding sequence ATGCATCCTGGAACTAAGCGCTTGGTGAAGTACACGGACACTCCACGCCCAGAGCGTGTTCAAACGCTTATGCGCCGGATATATCATTTGCTATCCAGGGGGGGAGGGTCAAAGCACTGTCGCTTGGTCGTCTCCAACATCACCCACAGCCTTACATGCACATACGATCATCAGAGAAAACTTTCCTTGAGGTTGCCGACGACTCCAACGTGcttatcctcctcttcctttcttaccTTGGGCTGTCTCGGTAACAGCACGCGCCGCATACCAGAGTTAGCCAGTACATTCAGGATCCGTCAAGGCTACCCCAATTCGATTACAAGGTTATAG
- a CDS encoding T. brucei spp.-specific protein translates to MYNCSSKFRGEPAASNRMNQPISSYILCAAASLQALYRHKRNSLNEGLRLFTLGRPQTIRSRNGRRPQRSPNATSPTPEEPSPLFGRHDSPSTSTCISVGPKCVPPFQRRTTAFATLEGRWTKHPSTTRAFFPFR, encoded by the coding sequence ATGTACAACTGCAGTTCCAAGTTTAGGGGGGAACCAGCGGCCTCCAACCGAATGAACCAACCTATATCATCCTATATCCTCTGTGCCGCGGCCTCGCTCCAGGCGCTTTACCGCCACAAGAGGAATTCCCTCAATGAGGGTCTCCGCTTGTTCACTTTAGGAAGGCCACAAACCATCCGTTCCCGCAACGGGCGGAGACCCCAGCGTTCCCCAAACGCCACTTCTCCAACTCCCGAAGAACCATCACCGCTTTTCGGGCGTCACGACTCGCCATCCACCTCCACATGCATATCAGTCGGTCCAAAATGCGTCCCTCCCTTCCAACGAAGAACGACAGCATTCGCCACATTGGAAGGAAGGTGGACAAAACACCCATCCACCACACGTGCCTTTTTCCCGTTTCGGTGA